The following proteins are encoded in a genomic region of Nomascus leucogenys isolate Asia chromosome 17, Asia_NLE_v1, whole genome shotgun sequence:
- the FAM221A gene encoding LOW QUALITY PROTEIN: protein FAM221A (The sequence of the model RefSeq protein was modified relative to this genomic sequence to represent the inferred CDS: substituted 1 base at 1 genomic stop codon) has translation MEQLTLPPGGAAAVDEYLEYRRIVGEDDGGKLFTPEEYEEYKRKVLPLRLQNRLFVSWRSPTGMDCKLVGPETLCFCTHRYKQHKTDLETIPQQRPIDLPCQVTGCQCRAYLYVPLNGSQPIRCRCKHFADQHSAAPGFTCNTCSKCSGFHSCFTCACGQPAYAHDTVVETKQERLAXGKPVGQDVPYAAMGGLTGFSSLAEGYMRLDDSGIGAPSVEFLESPITAVDNPFLKAFQASSSSSPGTLTDVGTSSQVSSLRRPEEADMAFFERQYQERMKMEKAAKWKGKAPLPSATKPS, from the exons ATGGAGCAGCTGACGTTGCCTCCCGGCGGCGCGGCGGCGGTGGACGAGTACCTGGAGTACCGGAG AATTGTTGGTGAGGATGATGGAGGGAAACTTTTTACTCCTGAAGAATatgaagaatacaaaagaaaagtgTTACCTCTGCGCTTACAAAACAGATTATTTGTGAGCTGGCGGTCACCAACAGGGATGGATTGTAAACTTGTGGGCCCAGAGACACTGTGTTTTTGTACACATAG gTATAAACAACATAAAACTGACTTGGAAACGATTCCTCAGCAGCGCCCCATTGATCTGCCCTGCCAAGTGACTGGCTGCCAGTGCAGGGCTTACCTTTATGTCCCCTTGAATGGTAGCCAGCCCATTCGCTGCAGGTGCAAACACTTTGCTGATCAGCACAGTGCTGCGCCTGGCTTTACATGCAATACAT GTTCCAAGTGTTCAGGATTCCATAGCTGCTTCACTTGTGCTTGTGGTCAGCCTGCATATGCCCATGACACAGTAGTGGAAACTAAGCAAGAAAGATTGGCTTAGGGAAAACCAGTGGGACAGGATGTTCCTTATGCAGCCATGGGAGGATTAACTGGTTTCAGCTCGCTGGCGGAAGGCTACATGCGGTTAGATGACAGTGGGATTG GTGCACCTTCAGTTGAATTTTTAGAATCCCCCATTACGGCAGTAGACAACCCATTCCTAAAAGCATTTCAAGCATCATCCAGTTCTTCTCCAGGAACATTAACAGATG taGGTACAAGTAGTCAAGTTTCTTCGTTAAGGAGACCTGAAGAGGCTGATATGGCTTTCTTTGAAAGACAATACCAGGAAAGG